A part of Liolophura sinensis isolate JHLJ2023 chromosome 1, CUHK_Ljap_v2, whole genome shotgun sequence genomic DNA contains:
- the LOC135464438 gene encoding zinc metalloproteinase nas-36-like, with the protein MTQLPCSLLQLRWSRYGGPHLLHISLSNTPEPPIVTDSVSELPNPELEKYWIKRSMTEWERYTCLRFTPRTTTQRNYIRFVNGSGCNSRVGMVFGGQVINLKKSGCRQMSTYIHEIGHAIGLRHEHQRPDRDNFITINYTNIMPSYRRWFTKYSRFAVNTYNVKYDHWSIMHYGLRAFSKDRKSQTIKAKTPYKDSDIEDNVFNDLSFGDVKIVNLMYSCAARCKQSVRCSGEGYVDENCRCVCPDGTSNCQVNQGNPVSKPAVPAPTCINRYKDWACAIWANQGECWRYKYRASVKTYCRRTCGVCGSKQAAAGDTAGTCQNDFPDDKCKTWQLRGDCLTNRAWMNNHCKKACDYCNGVSDAKKACTNVLSDSQCLYYTWTGKCAYDRNYMWTNCRQACFMCGEESQNNETKSLPPCKNGFSDNLCDQMARASPSWCTRAGASWVKKKCRKSCNFCQKTSEEAQVVPCEDKNKYCTTWANKSYCDNRNYAMYMLRVCRKACNNCAANCQDMSHQCAAWGRAGRCAKDVSFMFKNCQKTCRVCRK; encoded by the exons ATGACACAGCTCCCGTGCTCACTGCTGCAGCTTCGATGGTCTCGTTATGGAGGACCACACCTGTTGCATATTTCCTTAAGTAACACCCCTGAGCCTCCAATCGTCACAGATTCCGTCAGCGAGTTACCCAACC CTGAACTCGAGAAATACTGGATCAAACGATCAATGACAGAATGGGAAAGATACACGTGTTTGAGGTTTACACCCCGGACAACGACACAGCGCAACTATATTCGCTTCGTGAATGGCAGCGG GTGTAACTCCAGGGTTGGAATGGTGTTCGGGGGACAGGTTATTAATCTTAAGAAATCCGGATGTAGACAG ATGTCCACCTACATTCACGAAATCGGCCACGCCATTGGTTTGAGACACGAGCACCAAAGGCCAGATCGAGACAACTTCATCACCATTAACTACACCAACATCATGCCGTCATACCGTAGATGGTTTACCAAATACTCTAGGTTTGCTGTGAACACATACAATGTGAAGTACGACCACTGGTCCATCATGCATTACGGGTTACGC GCGTTTTCGAAGGACAGAAAATCCCAGACGATAAAAGCGAAAACCCCGTACAAAGACAGTGATATTGAAGACAACGTGTTTAATGACCTCTCCTTCGGCGACGTCAAAATTGTGAATCTTATGTATTCTTGCGCCGCCCGCTGTAAGCAGTCTGTTCGGTGTTCCGGGGAAGGATACGTCGATGAGAACTGTCGCTGTGTCTGCCCGGATGGCACCAGTAACTGTCAAGTGAACCAGGGAAATCCCGTTTCTAAGCCTGCTGTCCCTG CTCCCACCTGTATTAATCGGTACAAAGACTGGGCATGCGCGATATGGGCCAATCAGGGGGAATGCTGGAGATACAAATACCGCGCGTCGGTGAAAACTTACTGCCGAAGGACTTGCGGAGTGTGTGGGTCAAAGCAGGCTGCAGCGGGGGACACGGCAG GTACTTGCCAAAACGATTTTCCAGACGACAAATGCAAGACTTGGCAGCTGCGTGGTGATTGCCTCACGAACCGGGCATGGATGAACAACCATTGTAAAAAGGCGTGCGATTATTGCAACGGTGTAAGCGACGCGAAAA AGGCTTGCACTAATGTCCTCTCTGACAGTCAATGCCTATATTATACATGGACTGGCAAGTGCGCCTACGACCGTAACTATATGTGGACCAACTGCCGTCAGGCATGTTTCATGTGTGGAGAGGAATCGCAAAATAACGAAACAAAAAGCCTAC CGCCTTGCAAAAACGGGTTCTCGGACAACTTGTGTGATCAAATGGCCAGAGCAAGCCCTTCTTGGTGCACAAGGGCTGGTGCGTCGTGGGTTAAAAAAAAGTGCCGAAAGTCCTGCAATTTTTGCCAAAAGACCAGTG AAGAAGCTCAAGTGGTTCCATGTGAAGACAAAAACAAGTATTGTACTACATGGGCCAACAAGTCATACTGTGACAACCGTAATTATGCTATGTACATGCTGCGAGTATGTAGGAAAGCCTGCAACAATTGTGCCG CCAATTGCCAAGACATGAGTCACCAATGTGCAGCTTGGGGAAGGGCAGGAAGGTGCGCCAAGGACGTCAGCTTCATGTTTAAGAACTGTCAAAAAACTTGCCGAGTTTGTAGAAAATAG